A window of Haloarcula marismortui ATCC 43049 genomic DNA:
ATACGGTCGCCGACATGTTCGGCGGCGACGGCCGCGGCAACCCGGTCTGCGGTCACCGCGTGGTTCAGCGCCTCGGTCGCGGCCCGCTCAACAGCCGCCGGCGATTCGTCAGTGACGGCAGCCATCGCCCGGTCGAGGCGGTTCGCGATGACGACCATCGATGGGCGGGCCTCCCGGATTTCAGCGGCGAGGGCGGCAAGCGCCTCCCAGTCGTCGCCGTCCCGCTCGGCCGTCTCCAGGTCGTCGCTCCGTCCGGCGTCAGCCAAGGCAGCCTCGTCGCGCAGCACCTCCAACGCCCGGAGCGACAGCCACGCCGAGCCGTGGGTCCGGTCCTCGCGAACGGTCGCCACTCGCGGGCGAATGCGGTCCCAGGAGGTCCACAGTCGCGGGACCGTCTCACGAGTCAATATTTCCGGCGGGTGGACCCACGCGGTCTCGGTCGACTCCTCGTTCGTCTCGGCCGTGCGGGCCTCGCAGTCGAACAAAAACGGGTGGACCTGCCAGCGAACCCCATGGTCGGTGTCCGCGACCTGAAACGAGTCGCCCTGCCGGACGAGCGTCACCGCGTCGGCCAGCCCGGTTTCCTCGTCAACTTCGGCCCGCGCGGCCGTTTCCGGGTCCCGGTCCCGGCCGGCGTCGTCGGCGACGTGTCCCGCGACCCCGCTCCACTGGCCCCGATACGAGCCGACCGCATCGCTCCGGCGCAACAGCAACACTTCGCCCTCGCTACGCAGGAAGCACGTCACGACGGGGCGTGTCTCCATACGAGACGGAACGACCGGCCGGGGCAAGAAAGTCCGGGCCAGTGGGGCCGCAGTCGAGGCGGGGACGTTGAAGGAACTACAGCGCGTCGAGTAAGCGGTCGACGTCGTCGGCCGTATTGAACGCGTGGACGGACGCCCGGAGCGCATCAGGGTTAGGGAGTGACCTGATGATGATACCTTCAGCCGCGAGTCGCTCAACGGTCGCCTCGGGGTCGTCGGCGGTGAACGTCACAAGTCCCGACTCGTAGTCGCGGGGGCTCAGCAGTCGGTCGCCGAGGCCGTCCTTGAGCCGGTCGGTCAGCCGCTCGACACGGGGCTGAATTGTATCGAATCCGATGGCTTCGACCGTCTCAATGGCGTTTGCGAGCGCGACGTAGGGGACCGGTGAGGTGGTTCCGACCTCGAAGCGGCGCGCGCCCTCGTGGTACTTGTATCCGTCCGCACCGGGGTTTTCGACGCTCCGGTAACCAATACGAGTCTGGCGCAGTCGGTCGTACGCGTCCGGATCGACATAGAGGAACCCGCCACCCCAGACGCCCAGTAGCCACTTGTGGCCCGCCGCGGCCACGAAGTCCGCGCCCCATTCGGTCACGTCGACGGGGTGTTGCCCAACAGACTGGACAGCATCGACGAGCACCTGTGCGCCGGCGTCGTGGGCTACCGCAACGACATCCGCAACCGGGAGTCTGGTCCCGTGGGTCCAGGAGAGCGAACTCAGCGCCACCAGTCTGGCGTCGGCCACAGCGTCTTTTACCTCCGCCATGTCGAGCCGACCGCCGTCTGTTTCCAGCACCCGGACCTCGATATCGTGGGTGTCGGCCAGCCGGTCCCAGGGGAGTGTGCCAGCCGGGTGTTCGAGGTCAGTCCGGACCACCACATCACCGGGCTGCCAGTCGATGGCCCCGGCGACCATGTTGACCCCGTCTGCGGTACTTCGAGTCAAGGCGACGTTGGCGGCGTCAGTCCCGATATGGCTGGCGACGACCTCGCGAGCCGCCGCGATAGCGTCCCACGCAACCGTATAGGGCCCTTCATCGGCGGGTGCGTCGAAGGCGTGGCGTTCGAGAAACGCCGTCGCAGCGTCGACCACGGGGCGCGGCGTCGGCCCGCTTGCCCCCGTGTTGAAGTACGTACACCGTTCGAGTGCCGGAATCGACGCTCGGAGCTCGACTGGGTCCATGTCCGTTCCGATGGTCCCCGACGCCTTCAGCCCTGTGTGACCCAGCAGGCGGATTCCCGAGACGACAGCACGGTTCTATTTCTATGGCCGATTATTGGACTGAATTGCCTATCTTGTTGTGTTTCACAATCTTTCTCGGTTGTTTGAATATCTACGAGCCATTGCAGATGCTCGATGTAGTCAGATAGAGCCCAGAGTGGCGACTCAGTCCTGCTGACACTCGCAGCCGCCCTGCTCGAAGAACTCCGCAACGGCGTACTGGCTACCGCACGACTGGCACAGCACCTGCGCGTCCAGAAATACCTCGAAGTCCGCAATGTCGATGCGACCCGTGTCGCGCAGTTTCTCGATGCGCTGGTCGGTGACCGATAGCGTTCGGGTCAGGAGTCGCTGAATGCTTTCCAGATCCTTTTCGATCTTCTCGTCGTCGGACAACCCCTGATACTCCGCGCCGCGCCATTCTTTCAGATACGACCGAATGGCCTGATAGGTGATGAAATCGGTTTCGAGACTGTCGACGTCGACACCGTTGCGTTCGAGTCGGTTGACGGTGTCAGTCCGAACGCCTGTGCTGATGTCGTCACCGGTGAGATTCTCGTAAGTCGATTCCACATCGCTTTCAAGCGCGCTCAGGCCCGCATCGACCAGTTCACGTTCGAGGAGGCGCTTGTTGAAAAACTCGGCAAGGTCACGAAGACTCATACGCTCTTCACCGTCACCCGTCCAGCGCGCCTCCATCTCCGCACCGAGTCCATCAAGTTCGTACTCGTCGATGAGTCGAGCGACTTTGCTCGACGGCCGGCCGTCTGTCGTATTCGCCATCTGTTGTTCCCACGTACGGTAACCGGAACTAAAAGACTACGGGGTTAGATCGAGGTGATGCGGTTGAAGTCGTCGTCAAGCGCCTGCGCGTCCTCCGGCAGGAGGGCGACGACAAGATGCTCGGCGTAGTCGGCGAAGTACTCGACGAGTTCGGCGATCCGCGCCGAATCGATGGCCTCCAGCGAGTCGAGCAACATGAACGGAACGCTCTCGTGGAGGTCGTGCACCAGATAGCCCGCGAGGGCGAAAATGAGGCCGGTCACCTCGCGCTCGCTCTCGCTGAGATGCTCGATGGTGTCCTCGTAAGCCGCACCGTTCTCGGTGGTCCGGACGATGTGGAGTTCAAACACCGTTCGGTCGACCTTCTGGCGCCCCTCACGGACGGTCTGCTCAACGCGTTCGATCCAGATGCGCTCGAGGTTCTCGTACTCAAGGATCCCGAGGATAGCGTCCATGTGCTCGTTGAACTCGTCGACAGCGTTGGCCTCGATCTGGTCTATTTTCGTCCGCTTGTCGGTGAGTTCCTCGACAAGAGCGTCGCGTTCGTCGCGGAGGTCGTCGGCCCGGTTGACCAGTTCCTCAATCTCCTCGATTTCGGCCGACACGTCGTCAAGGTCGGACTCCAGGCTGTCGATCTCAAACTCGAGCTGGTTTGCCTCCCGGTGCAGCGAGAGAATTTCGTCGAAGTCCTCGGATTCGAGATTGTCGACCTCGTCTTCCAGCGACTCGACATCCTCCGTCAGTTCCTCGCGTCGGTCCTTCAGCGAAGTGATCTGCTCGTCACGGCGTTCGATCTCCGTTTCCGTCTCCTGGATCTTCCGCTCGACGTCCTCGCGACGGCGCTGCTTCTTTTCGGCCTCGCGCTGGTCGGTCTTGAGGTCGTCGAGTTCCGACTTGATGTCGTTGAGGTCCTCGACCTTCTGCCGGCGGAGGTCCTGCAGGCGGTCGACGGTGTCTTCGATCTGCTCGCGGTCAACCGTCGAGCCACACGTCCAGCACACGACGGATTCCTCGTCTTCGCCTTCGAGAAGTTGTTCTGTCACCGCGCCGTCGGAGCCCTCGGGCGCGTCTTCGAGCGACTGGATGACATCGTAGTCTTCCTCTTCGAGCCGTTCCTCGTTGTACTGGATGAGGCTCTGGAGGTCGGATATCTCGCTGTTCAGCCGCTGGCGCTGGTCGCGCAGGCTTGCGATCTCGTCTTCGAGGTGCTGCTGGTCGCCCATTGGCGTCTCCGGCAGGTCATCCAGTTCGTCTTCAAGGTCGGACCGTTCGCGTTTCAGCGAGGAGATGCTCTCTTCCTGTGCCTCGATATCACGCCGGACAGATTCGAGATCCGACCGCGTCGAG
This region includes:
- a CDS encoding NUDIX domain-containing protein, which encodes METRPVVTCFLRSEGEVLLLRRSDAVGSYRGQWSGVAGHVADDAGRDRDPETAARAEVDEETGLADAVTLVRQGDSFQVADTDHGVRWQVHPFLFDCEARTAETNEESTETAWVHPPEILTRETVPRLWTSWDRIRPRVATVREDRTHGSAWLSLRALEVLRDEAALADAGRSDDLETAERDGDDWEALAALAAEIREARPSMVVIANRLDRAMAAVTDESPAAVERAATEALNHAVTADRVAAAVAAEHVGDRIATLSRSGTVRAVAAAAAPEAVLVAESRPGGEGVGVAETLAESTAVTLTTDAAFGHELDAWSADTLVVGADRILPDGCVVNKVGTRSAALSAAAADVDCYAVCATDKIAPRAAWDREERDAQEVYAGAADIAVSNPTFDITPASAVTVVTERGVLETDEIGGIADAHRDRSEWTERR
- a CDS encoding aminotransferase class V-fold PLP-dependent enzyme, whose translation is MDPVELRASIPALERCTYFNTGASGPTPRPVVDAATAFLERHAFDAPADEGPYTVAWDAIAAAREVVASHIGTDAANVALTRSTADGVNMVAGAIDWQPGDVVVRTDLEHPAGTLPWDRLADTHDIEVRVLETDGGRLDMAEVKDAVADARLVALSSLSWTHGTRLPVADVVAVAHDAGAQVLVDAVQSVGQHPVDVTEWGADFVAAAGHKWLLGVWGGGFLYVDPDAYDRLRQTRIGYRSVENPGADGYKYHEGARRFEVGTTSPVPYVALANAIETVEAIGFDTIQPRVERLTDRLKDGLGDRLLSPRDYESGLVTFTADDPEATVERLAAEGIIIRSLPNPDALRASVHAFNTADDVDRLLDAL
- the rdfA gene encoding rod-determining factor RdfA, with the protein product MANTTDGRPSSKVARLIDEYELDGLGAEMEARWTGDGEERMSLRDLAEFFNKRLLERELVDAGLSALESDVESTYENLTGDDISTGVRTDTVNRLERNGVDVDSLETDFITYQAIRSYLKEWRGAEYQGLSDDEKIEKDLESIQRLLTRTLSVTDQRIEKLRDTGRIDIADFEVFLDAQVLCQSCGSQYAVAEFFEQGGCECQQD
- a CDS encoding archaea-specific SMC-related protein, whose protein sequence is MPESKQGSSIAHFDVTNIGGIDETSVDIPPSVTVLTGKNATNRTSFLQSIMAAMGSTQATLKGDADEGSVALTYGDEVYERTLTRAGDAVQFDGDGYLDDPAVADLFAFLLETNEARRSVARGDDLREIIMRPVDIDAIRSEVEQLEAEKGDINDELATVESRQRDLPDLEQRRTELREQIEEKREELAEREEEIDNSSRDIEESRQEQDVLEEKLDELRSTRSDLESVRRDIEAQEESISSLKRERSDLEDELDDLPETPMGDQQHLEDEIASLRDQRQRLNSEISDLQSLIQYNEERLEEEDYDVIQSLEDAPEGSDGAVTEQLLEGEDEESVVCWTCGSTVDREQIEDTVDRLQDLRRQKVEDLNDIKSELDDLKTDQREAEKKQRRREDVERKIQETETEIERRDEQITSLKDRREELTEDVESLEDEVDNLESEDFDEILSLHREANQLEFEIDSLESDLDDVSAEIEEIEELVNRADDLRDERDALVEELTDKRTKIDQIEANAVDEFNEHMDAILGILEYENLERIWIERVEQTVREGRQKVDRTVFELHIVRTTENGAAYEDTIEHLSESEREVTGLIFALAGYLVHDLHESVPFMLLDSLEAIDSARIAELVEYFADYAEHLVVALLPEDAQALDDDFNRITSI